From one Streptomyces chromofuscus genomic stretch:
- a CDS encoding SRPBCC family protein, with protein MRGSIEQGISQTHGNTHILHFLVRLPLPMEQVWPSVATAEGLATWFTPADVLEPHLGGAVSLRDTGSGQITAWDVDRVAEYTLEGGGRIRFHLERDGEQGSALRFTHEFEGERETERAWRSRFERLIEEVG; from the coding sequence ATGAGGGGTTCCATCGAGCAGGGCATCAGCCAGACCCACGGGAACACGCACATCCTGCACTTCCTGGTGCGGCTTCCGCTGCCCATGGAGCAGGTCTGGCCCTCGGTGGCCACCGCCGAGGGCCTCGCGACCTGGTTCACCCCGGCCGACGTGCTCGAACCCCACCTCGGCGGCGCGGTCAGCCTGCGCGACACCGGGTCCGGGCAGATCACGGCCTGGGACGTCGACCGGGTCGCCGAGTACACGCTGGAGGGCGGCGGCCGCATCCGCTTCCACCTGGAGCGGGACGGGGAGCAGGGCAGCGCCTTGCGCTTCACCCACGAGTTCGAGGGAGAGCGGGAGACGGAGCGAGCGTGGCGATCCCGCTTCGAACGTCTGATCGAGGAAGTGGGGTGA
- a CDS encoding DUF6232 family protein, with the protein MGSIDLRVSKRLLWVGGAAYPLHNIVRVYTLTVRPRRKDATIRFLKSTTITLATAIALTILSAMTAVASGEAAGLLVTFVWLGTVAAIIYFFVELVLVLSAQSHFVLAVETSGASTAVVTSNNPHHLTQLVGHIVHAIENPEFEFHVTVGTINISPKNYYFGDNVNMYGGTGNVGMVSA; encoded by the coding sequence ATGGGCAGCATTGATCTACGCGTCAGCAAACGGCTGCTGTGGGTCGGCGGTGCCGCCTACCCGTTGCACAACATCGTGAGGGTCTACACCCTCACCGTCCGTCCCCGGCGCAAGGACGCCACCATCCGCTTTCTGAAAAGCACCACGATCACACTGGCGACAGCAATCGCCCTCACCATCCTCAGTGCCATGACCGCCGTGGCGAGCGGAGAGGCGGCAGGACTGCTGGTCACGTTCGTGTGGCTGGGAACGGTGGCGGCGATCATCTACTTCTTCGTGGAACTGGTGTTGGTGCTGAGCGCGCAATCGCACTTCGTCCTGGCCGTGGAGACGTCCGGGGCCTCGACTGCGGTGGTCACCAGCAACAACCCGCACCACCTGACCCAACTGGTCGGCCACATCGTCCACGCCATTGAGAACCCGGAATTCGAGTTCCACGTGACGGTCGGAACCATCAACATCAGCCCGAAGAACTACTACTTCGGCGACAACGTCAATATGTACGGCGGCACCGGCAACGTGGGGATGGTGAGCGCATGA
- a CDS encoding PLD nuclease N-terminal domain-containing protein yields MLRILMFVVPLALSVYAFIDCISTDEKDIRHIPKPLWAILVLLFPLVGSISWLIAGKRRRPAGQVGRRGQWVAPDDNPEFLRSLSEEEQDKKKGKKQDGDDS; encoded by the coding sequence ATGCTCCGGATCCTGATGTTCGTCGTACCGCTGGCCTTGAGCGTGTACGCGTTCATCGACTGCATCAGCACGGACGAGAAGGACATCCGGCACATCCCCAAGCCCTTGTGGGCGATCCTGGTGCTCCTGTTCCCCCTCGTCGGCTCGATCTCCTGGCTGATCGCGGGCAAGCGGCGCCGCCCGGCCGGCCAGGTCGGACGTCGCGGCCAGTGGGTCGCCCCGGACGACAACCCCGAGTTCCTGCGGTCGCTCTCCGAGGAGGAGCAGGACAAGAAGAAGGGCAAGAAGCAGGACGGCGACGACAGCTGA